A window of the Garra rufa chromosome 10, GarRuf1.0, whole genome shotgun sequence genome harbors these coding sequences:
- the samd7 gene encoding sterile alpha motif domain-containing protein 7 isoform X1 → MTPREQLRKISALGEQGALDEKHWYRLVNGMSAGAELRQRQELMMRNQMAMAPQILAQGQQRLQGVPAQFDPRFMERELVPPTEMVSADARQMHMGAHLGPPLPPNSNVIPGRGFPGTGYGFLPTESMETVARRQELIHKQNIARMEMNAILHQKELENAHQKSLIGMENPMMYQGMQPNPMAFRGRQRLPDGHDVFVHRTALEDLHANSLLMSSPYPPISTLQRERGRRTGRRTANHKSSDSNITLNKGQSEEKNIEQSPGAASGEEKEVEGKGEMSNEATSSKPHQTKVETELSSGCSRKGFKEGEPGIRKTCISGQEGCAEVTNCNASTSDKDISNPCSAFQEKFLYPSPTAGPLTGMPYMLPVPGNGLVPLGHPNMFLNGEEMSSLEDIRKWSVDDVYNFISEIPSCAEYAQTFKDHMIDGETLPLLTEDHLLDTLGLKLGPALKIRSQLSRRLGNMFYNMMNLPLPVSGLQPPPEKNGDRSSDISSPLNCNSVELLSSPRDTEALKSTEPISEADNPSPTQMSETT, encoded by the exons ATGACCCCACGTGAACAGCTAAGGAAGATATCAGCGCTGGGAGAGCAAGGCGCTCTAGATGAGAAACACTGGTACAGACTGGTCAACGGAATGTCTGCTGGAG CAGAGTTACGGCAAAGGCAAGAGCTCATGATGAGGAACCAGATGGCCATGGCTCCACAGATCTTGGCTCAGGGGCAGCAGAGACTGCAGGGTGTGCCTGCACAGTTTGATCCCCGCTTCATGGAGAG GGAACTGGTGCCACCCACTGAAATGGTTTCAGCTGATGCTAGACAAATGCACATGGGTGCCCACCTTGGCCCACCTCTGCCCCCAAACTCCAATGTTATTCCAGGCAGAGGATTCCCTGGCACAG GTTACGGATTCCTTCCAACGGAATCCATGGAGACGGTTGCTAGACGACAAGAGTTAATTCACAAACAGAACATAGCCAG gATGGAGATGAATGCTATCCTGCACCAAAAGGAACTGGAGAACGCCCATCAAAAGAGTCTTATTGGGATGGAGAATCCCATGATGTACCAGGGCATGCAACCCAATCCAATGGCTTTCAGAGGACGCCAGCGACTCCCAGACGGTCATGATGTATTCGTCCATCGCACTGCCCTTGAAGACCTGCACGCTAACAGTCTCCTCATGTCAAGCCCCTACCCACCAATCAGCACATTGCAGAGGGAGCGAGGACGCAGAACCGGAAGAAGGACCGCCAACCATAAGAGCTCAGACAGTAACATCACTCTCAACaaaggccaatcagaagagaagAACATCGAGCAGAGTCCAGGAGCTGCCTCAGGGGAAGAAAAGGAAGTTGAAGGAAAAGGCGAAATGAGCAATGAGGCCACCAGCAGCAAACCACACCAAACCAAAGTAGAAACAGAACTGTCTTCTGGATGTAGTAGGAAAGGTTTTAAGGAAGGAGAGCCAGGGATCCGCAAGACGTGTATTAGTGGACAGGAGGGATGTGCAGAAGTCACCAACTGCAATGCTAGCACCAGCGACAAAGACATATCCAACCCTTGCTCGGCTTTCCAAGAAAAGTTTCTGTACCCATCTCCCACTGCGGGACCACTGACAGGGATGCCCTACATGCTCCCCGTGCCTGGAAATGGACTTGTACCACTTG GACATCCTAATATGTTTCTTAATGGAGAAGAGATGTCTTCATTAGAAGATATCCGCAAGTGGTCAGTTGATGACGTCTACAACTTCATCAGTGAAATACCAAGCTGCGCTGAGTATGCACag ACATTCAAAGACCACATGATTGATGGAGAGACGTTACCTCTTCTTACAGAGGACCACCTTCTGGATACACTTGGGCTAAAACTCGGGCCTGCACTCAAGATACGATCACAG TTGTCCCGACGGCTGGGTAACATGTTCTACAACATGATGAATTTGCCTCTCCCCGTTTCTGGTCTGCAGCCTCCACCTGAGAAAAATGGGGACAGATCATCAGACATCAGCTCCCCCCTCAACTGCAACAGTGTGGAACTGCTCAGCAGCCCCAGAGACACAGAGGCTCTTAAATCTACAGAGCCTATAAGTGAAGCTGATAATCCTTCACCAACCCAAATGAGTGAGACCACCTGA
- the samd7 gene encoding sterile alpha motif domain-containing protein 7 isoform X2, producing MTPREQLRKISALGEQGALDEKHWYRLVNGMSAGELRQRQELMMRNQMAMAPQILAQGQQRLQGVPAQFDPRFMERELVPPTEMVSADARQMHMGAHLGPPLPPNSNVIPGRGFPGTGYGFLPTESMETVARRQELIHKQNIARMEMNAILHQKELENAHQKSLIGMENPMMYQGMQPNPMAFRGRQRLPDGHDVFVHRTALEDLHANSLLMSSPYPPISTLQRERGRRTGRRTANHKSSDSNITLNKGQSEEKNIEQSPGAASGEEKEVEGKGEMSNEATSSKPHQTKVETELSSGCSRKGFKEGEPGIRKTCISGQEGCAEVTNCNASTSDKDISNPCSAFQEKFLYPSPTAGPLTGMPYMLPVPGNGLVPLGHPNMFLNGEEMSSLEDIRKWSVDDVYNFISEIPSCAEYAQTFKDHMIDGETLPLLTEDHLLDTLGLKLGPALKIRSQLSRRLGNMFYNMMNLPLPVSGLQPPPEKNGDRSSDISSPLNCNSVELLSSPRDTEALKSTEPISEADNPSPTQMSETT from the exons ATGACCCCACGTGAACAGCTAAGGAAGATATCAGCGCTGGGAGAGCAAGGCGCTCTAGATGAGAAACACTGGTACAGACTGGTCAACGGAATGTCTGCTGGAG AGTTACGGCAAAGGCAAGAGCTCATGATGAGGAACCAGATGGCCATGGCTCCACAGATCTTGGCTCAGGGGCAGCAGAGACTGCAGGGTGTGCCTGCACAGTTTGATCCCCGCTTCATGGAGAG GGAACTGGTGCCACCCACTGAAATGGTTTCAGCTGATGCTAGACAAATGCACATGGGTGCCCACCTTGGCCCACCTCTGCCCCCAAACTCCAATGTTATTCCAGGCAGAGGATTCCCTGGCACAG GTTACGGATTCCTTCCAACGGAATCCATGGAGACGGTTGCTAGACGACAAGAGTTAATTCACAAACAGAACATAGCCAG gATGGAGATGAATGCTATCCTGCACCAAAAGGAACTGGAGAACGCCCATCAAAAGAGTCTTATTGGGATGGAGAATCCCATGATGTACCAGGGCATGCAACCCAATCCAATGGCTTTCAGAGGACGCCAGCGACTCCCAGACGGTCATGATGTATTCGTCCATCGCACTGCCCTTGAAGACCTGCACGCTAACAGTCTCCTCATGTCAAGCCCCTACCCACCAATCAGCACATTGCAGAGGGAGCGAGGACGCAGAACCGGAAGAAGGACCGCCAACCATAAGAGCTCAGACAGTAACATCACTCTCAACaaaggccaatcagaagagaagAACATCGAGCAGAGTCCAGGAGCTGCCTCAGGGGAAGAAAAGGAAGTTGAAGGAAAAGGCGAAATGAGCAATGAGGCCACCAGCAGCAAACCACACCAAACCAAAGTAGAAACAGAACTGTCTTCTGGATGTAGTAGGAAAGGTTTTAAGGAAGGAGAGCCAGGGATCCGCAAGACGTGTATTAGTGGACAGGAGGGATGTGCAGAAGTCACCAACTGCAATGCTAGCACCAGCGACAAAGACATATCCAACCCTTGCTCGGCTTTCCAAGAAAAGTTTCTGTACCCATCTCCCACTGCGGGACCACTGACAGGGATGCCCTACATGCTCCCCGTGCCTGGAAATGGACTTGTACCACTTG GACATCCTAATATGTTTCTTAATGGAGAAGAGATGTCTTCATTAGAAGATATCCGCAAGTGGTCAGTTGATGACGTCTACAACTTCATCAGTGAAATACCAAGCTGCGCTGAGTATGCACag ACATTCAAAGACCACATGATTGATGGAGAGACGTTACCTCTTCTTACAGAGGACCACCTTCTGGATACACTTGGGCTAAAACTCGGGCCTGCACTCAAGATACGATCACAG TTGTCCCGACGGCTGGGTAACATGTTCTACAACATGATGAATTTGCCTCTCCCCGTTTCTGGTCTGCAGCCTCCACCTGAGAAAAATGGGGACAGATCATCAGACATCAGCTCCCCCCTCAACTGCAACAGTGTGGAACTGCTCAGCAGCCCCAGAGACACAGAGGCTCTTAAATCTACAGAGCCTATAAGTGAAGCTGATAATCCTTCACCAACCCAAATGAGTGAGACCACCTGA
- the sec62 gene encoding translocation protein SEC62 has product MAERRRHKKRIQEVSEPTKEEKAVAKYLRFNCPTKSTNMMGHRVDYFVASKAVDCLLDSKWAKAKKGEEALFTTRESVVDYCNRLLKKQFFHRALKVMKKKPEKDVKKEKEKEKDKEKEKAKSDSGKEEEKKSKKDKDKKKESEATDTKKEKNDDSPGSPKKKKDVKKKFKLEPHDDQLFLDGNEVYFWIYDPVHFKTFAMGLILVIAVIAATLFPLWPAEMRVGVYYLSVAAGCFVASILLLAVARCILFLIIWLVTGGRHHFWFLPNLTADVGFIDSFRPLYTHEYKGPRSSSKKSSSEKSDKSADSSKAQKSDSEDKSDSEKKDGDEEEDEDDNKEIEASEEAGAERQSDTDSDRREDEGSQHSNGNDFEMITREELEQHTEEEEEEEEDDEEEQSETKPLTVQT; this is encoded by the exons ATGGCGGAGCGCAGGAGACACAAGAAGCGAATTCAG GAGGTCAGTGAACCTACCAAGGAGGAGAAGGCAGTGGCCAAGTACCTGCGCTTTAACTGCCCCACTAAATCCACCAACATGATGGGACATCGAGTGGATTATTTTGTCG CTTCTAAAGCAGTAGACTGTCTGCTGGATTCAAAGTGGGCCAAAGCAAAGAAGGGAGAGGAAGCTTTGTTCACAACCAGAGAGTCGGTGGTGGACTACTGCAACAG GCTCCTAAAGAAGCAGTTTTTCCACCGAGCCCTGAAAGTGATGAAAAAGAAGCCAGAGAAAGATGTAAAGAAAGAGAAGGAAAAAGAGAAAGACAAGGAAAAAGAGAAGGCTAAAAGTGACAGTGGCaaagaagaggagaaaaaaagCAAAAAGGACAAAGACAAAAAGAAGGAGTCCGAGGCTACGgacacaaagaaagaaaaaaat gATGACAGTCCAGGATCTCCAAAGAAGAAGAAGGATGTAAAAAAGAAATTCAAGCTGGAACCTCATGATGACCAACTGTTCTTAGATGGGAATGAG GTTTATTTTTGGATTTACGATCCAGTCCACTTTAAAACCTTCGCCATGGGCTTGATTCTAG tcATTGCCGTCATCGCAGCCACTCTGTTCCCGCTGTGGCCCGCTGAGATGAGAGTTGGCGTTTATTACCTGAGCGTGGCAGCAGGATGCTTCGTGGCCAGCATACTTCTCCTGGCCGTTG CTCGCTGCATTCTGTTCCTGATCATCTGGCTAGTGACCGGCGGCCGTCATCACTTCTGGTTCCTACCCAACTTGACAGCAGACGTGGGCTTTATCGACTCCTTCCGCCCCCTCTACACACACGAATACAAGGGTCCGCGCTCCAGCTCCAAGAAATCCAGCAGCGAGAAATCCGACAAGAGTGCAGATTCAAGCAAAGCGCAGAAATCAGATAGCGAGGACAAATCAGACAGCGAGAAGAAGGACGGCGACgaggaagaagacgaagatgaCAATAAAGAAATAGAGGCGAGCGAGGAAGCAGGTGCAGAACGTCAATCGGACACAGACAGTGACAGACGAGAGGACGAAGGCTCGCAGCACAGCAATGGCAACGACTTTGAAATGATCACCAGAGAAGAGCTGGAGCAGCATacggaagaggaagaggaggaggaggaagatgaCGAGGAAGAGCAAAGTGAGACAAAGCCCTTGACTGTTCAGACATAA